The following are encoded together in the Nocardioides sp. Arc9.136 genome:
- the dtd gene encoding D-aminoacyl-tRNA deacylase, producing the protein MRAVVQRVLSASVTVDGETVGSIDGPGLLVYLGVTHGDGTAEIGWTARKIWDLRLLREERSASDVGAPVLVVSQFTLYGDARKGRRPTWQAAAPGPVSEPAYEAVCAELERLGAHVERGRFGADMRVQSVNDGPITLILDTADRG; encoded by the coding sequence GTGCGAGCCGTCGTCCAGCGCGTCCTGTCCGCCAGCGTCACCGTGGACGGGGAGACGGTCGGGTCGATCGATGGGCCGGGGCTGCTGGTGTACCTCGGAGTGACCCACGGCGACGGCACGGCCGAGATCGGCTGGACCGCCCGCAAGATCTGGGACCTGCGGCTGCTGCGCGAGGAGCGGTCGGCCAGCGACGTCGGCGCCCCGGTGCTGGTGGTCAGCCAGTTCACGCTGTACGGCGACGCGCGGAAGGGTCGGCGCCCCACCTGGCAGGCCGCCGCGCCCGGGCCGGTGAGCGAGCCGGCGTACGAGGCGGTGTGCGCGGAGCTGGAGCGGCTCGGCGCGCACGTCGAACGCGGGCGGTTCGGGGCCGACATGCGGGTCCAGTCGGTCAACGACGGGCCGATCACGCTGATCCTGGACACGGCCGACCGGGGCTGA
- the galE gene encoding UDP-glucose 4-epimerase GalE produces the protein MKVLVTGGAGYIGSTTCKALEQAGHVPVVLDSLLTGPRAFVGDRAFYEGDIADRELLRRIAREHPDIDATIHMAARIIVPESVEKPYEYYRDNVAKSLELFDELDALGLPRVLFSSSASLYATKDSFEVTEEDPLAPQSPYARTKRMMEQVLEDMASATGLRAIILRYFNPIGSDPDLETGIYAREPSHVLGQLVMAARGQKDSFTITGVEHPTRDGTGIRDYIHVWDLARAHVRAVERFDDVIAAVDAPSTIINVGTGSGVTVRELIASFEKVFGKEVPTTEAPPRPGDAVGAFANVDKSRRLLDWSTELSLDDAIASALAWGEKRREVLGYE, from the coding sequence ATGAAGGTCCTCGTCACCGGCGGCGCCGGCTACATCGGTTCGACCACGTGCAAGGCGCTGGAGCAGGCCGGTCACGTGCCGGTCGTCCTCGACTCGCTGCTCACCGGTCCGCGGGCCTTCGTGGGGGACCGGGCGTTCTACGAGGGCGACATCGCCGACCGCGAGCTGCTGCGGCGCATCGCCCGGGAGCACCCGGACATCGACGCCACCATCCACATGGCGGCGCGGATCATCGTCCCGGAGTCGGTGGAGAAGCCCTACGAGTACTACCGCGACAACGTCGCGAAGTCGCTCGAGCTCTTCGACGAGCTCGACGCGCTCGGCCTGCCGCGGGTGCTGTTCTCCAGCTCCGCGAGCCTCTACGCCACCAAGGACTCCTTCGAGGTGACCGAGGAGGACCCGCTGGCGCCGCAGTCGCCGTACGCCCGGACCAAGCGGATGATGGAGCAGGTCCTCGAGGACATGGCGTCAGCGACCGGCCTGCGCGCGATCATCCTGCGCTACTTCAACCCCATCGGGTCCGACCCGGACCTCGAGACCGGCATCTACGCCCGCGAGCCCTCGCACGTGCTGGGTCAGCTGGTGATGGCGGCGCGCGGCCAGAAGGACAGCTTCACGATCACCGGCGTCGAGCACCCGACGCGCGACGGCACGGGCATCCGCGACTACATCCACGTCTGGGACCTGGCTCGGGCGCACGTGCGGGCGGTGGAGCGGTTCGACGACGTCATCGCGGCCGTCGACGCACCGAGCACCATCATCAACGTCGGCACCGGGTCGGGCGTGACCGTGCGCGAGCTCATCGCGTCGTTCGAGAAGGTCTTCGGCAAGGAGGTACCGACCACGGAGGCGCCGCCGCGCCCCGGCGACGCCGTCGGCGCCTTCGCGAACGTCGACAAGTCGCGGCGGCTGCTGGACTGGTCGACCGAGCTGTCCCTCGACGACGCCATCGCCTCCGCGCTCGCCTGGGGCGAGAAGCGACGCGAGGTCCTCGGCTACGAGTGA
- a CDS encoding phosphomannose isomerase type II C-terminal cupin domain, which yields MIGEQDTRPWGTWQVLDEGDGFKVKRITVRPKARLSYQTHEHRAEHWAVVSGKATCVVDGRIQLAGPGDSVDVAVGEPHRITNMEDEDLVLIEVQLGRYTGEDDICRLEDDYGRVPA from the coding sequence ATGATCGGCGAGCAGGACACGCGTCCCTGGGGGACCTGGCAGGTCCTCGACGAGGGTGACGGGTTCAAGGTCAAGCGCATCACCGTCCGGCCGAAGGCGCGCCTGTCCTACCAGACCCACGAGCACCGGGCGGAGCACTGGGCGGTCGTCTCCGGCAAGGCCACCTGCGTCGTCGACGGCCGCATCCAGCTCGCCGGGCCGGGCGACTCGGTCGACGTCGCCGTCGGCGAGCCCCACCGGATCACCAACATGGAGGACGAGGACCTCGTCCTCATCGAGGTCCAGCTGGGGCGCTACACCGGGGAGGACGACATCTGCCGCCTCGAGGACGACTACGGGCGGGTCCCCGCCTGA
- a CDS encoding DUF4012 domain-containing protein gives MARPRRLGTVLALVALVVVALGAWVGWQAYQVNGSLNAVVDDAESVQAAVEAGDAPAARAALDGLQRHSADAAERTSGLTWRALGHLPFVGDDADGVALASDVVAGLGTDGVEPLISVSDDLDSVVPRGARVDLDALQRLQDPVAAADRAFTTADERLRGTDSDDFVDRLAVSFRDLTDKVGEAQEAMDAAATALQVMPVMLGADGPRDYLLVMQNNAEVRATGGLPGAVSVVHTEEGRISLTRQVAASTLGRREQPVLPLTPEERELFSTNLGLYVLDANLTPDWPRAAALIGARWAETQPEDPAGVLSIDPVALSYLLEVTGPVQVAGVELTADNAVDELLHGVYVRIPDPAAQDEFFRAAAKAVFDRVSGGVADPELMLRALTRGAREGRLLVHSFDAEQQAALAGTTVSGELPTASTSRPQVGVYLDDTSVGKMSYFLRHDVRAAATSCSGGRQRLSGTLRLESVADPATVGGLPVYITGGGRFGAPVGSQLVVAYLYGPVGGSVDEVTFNGRPVRAEAAEHEGRPVARVIAELEPGEVTNVEWRMTTPEGQTGGIDVRTTPSVQPSRSAASYASACG, from the coding sequence ATGGCTCGACCCCGCCGTCTCGGCACCGTCCTGGCGCTGGTCGCCCTCGTCGTCGTCGCCCTCGGTGCCTGGGTCGGCTGGCAGGCCTACCAGGTCAACGGATCCCTCAACGCCGTCGTCGACGACGCCGAGTCCGTGCAGGCAGCAGTCGAGGCGGGTGACGCCCCTGCCGCCCGCGCGGCCCTCGACGGCCTGCAGCGCCACAGCGCCGACGCCGCCGAGCGGACCTCGGGCCTGACCTGGCGGGCGCTCGGGCACCTGCCCTTCGTCGGGGACGACGCCGATGGCGTCGCCCTGGCCAGCGACGTGGTCGCCGGGTTGGGCACCGACGGCGTCGAGCCGCTCATCTCCGTCTCCGACGACCTCGACTCCGTCGTGCCGCGTGGCGCCCGGGTCGACCTCGACGCACTGCAGCGGCTGCAGGACCCCGTCGCTGCCGCGGACCGGGCCTTCACCACGGCCGACGAGCGCCTGCGAGGGACCGACAGCGACGACTTCGTCGACCGGTTGGCCGTGAGCTTCCGCGACCTGACCGACAAGGTGGGCGAGGCCCAGGAGGCGATGGACGCCGCTGCGACCGCCCTGCAGGTCATGCCGGTGATGCTCGGTGCCGACGGGCCCCGCGACTACCTGCTCGTGATGCAGAACAACGCCGAGGTCCGGGCGACCGGCGGCCTGCCGGGAGCCGTCTCGGTCGTCCACACCGAGGAGGGCCGGATCTCGCTGACCCGGCAGGTGGCCGCCAGCACGCTGGGTCGTCGCGAGCAGCCGGTGCTGCCGCTCACGCCGGAGGAGCGCGAGCTGTTCAGCACCAACCTGGGCCTCTACGTCCTCGACGCCAACCTCACCCCCGACTGGCCCCGCGCCGCGGCGCTCATCGGCGCCCGCTGGGCCGAGACGCAGCCCGAGGACCCGGCCGGGGTGCTCTCGATCGACCCCGTCGCACTGTCCTACCTCCTCGAGGTGACCGGACCGGTCCAGGTCGCGGGAGTGGAGCTCACCGCGGACAACGCCGTGGACGAGCTCCTGCACGGGGTGTACGTGCGGATCCCCGACCCGGCAGCACAGGACGAGTTCTTCCGCGCCGCCGCGAAGGCGGTCTTCGACCGTGTCTCCGGAGGTGTGGCGGACCCGGAGCTGATGCTGCGCGCACTCACCCGAGGCGCACGCGAAGGCAGACTGCTCGTGCACTCCTTCGACGCGGAGCAGCAGGCCGCGCTCGCCGGCACGACGGTGAGCGGGGAGCTGCCGACGGCGAGCACGTCACGCCCCCAGGTGGGCGTCTACCTCGACGACACGAGCGTCGGCAAGATGTCGTACTTCCTCCGCCACGACGTGCGGGCGGCCGCCACCTCCTGCAGTGGCGGTCGGCAGCGGCTCAGCGGCACGCTGCGACTGGAGTCGGTCGCCGACCCGGCGACGGTGGGAGGACTGCCGGTGTACATCACCGGCGGCGGCCGGTTCGGCGCTCCGGTGGGCTCGCAGCTGGTCGTGGCATACCTCTACGGCCCGGTCGGCGGCTCCGTCGACGAGGTCACGTTCAACGGCCGGCCCGTGCGGGCGGAGGCCGCGGAGCACGAGGGACGGCCCGTCGCCCGGGTCATCGCCGAGCTCGAGCCGGGCGAGGTCACCAACGTCGAGTGGCGGATGACCACCCCCGAGGGCCAGACCGGGGGCATCGACGTCCGGACCACGCCGTCGGTGCAGCCCAGCCGCTCCGCGGCGTCGTACGCCAGCGCCTGCGGCTGA
- the rfbB gene encoding dTDP-glucose 4,6-dehydratase gives MQRVLVTGGAGFVGSNFVHHLVGHTDASITVLDKLTYAASRESLAGLPSDRVRLVVGDVADRAVVDPLVASHDVVVHFAAESHNDNSLSDPAPFVHTNVVGTFTLLEAVRRRGTRFHHVSTDEVYGDLELDDPQRFTEATAYDPSSPYSATKAGSDLLVRAWVRSFGVRATISGCSNNYGPWQHVEKFIPRQVTTVIDGGRPKVYGAGRNVRDWIHVDDHSSAVWTIVNDGRIGETYLVGADGERSNLEVARMILAHFGRDEDDVEHVTDRAGHDVRYAIDPTKLRTELGWRPRHADFAAGLARTIEWYVDHEDWWRPHKAATEAAYAARGQ, from the coding sequence GTGCAGCGCGTCCTCGTCACCGGTGGTGCCGGCTTCGTCGGCAGCAACTTCGTCCACCACCTCGTCGGGCACACCGACGCGTCGATCACCGTGCTCGACAAGCTGACGTACGCCGCGAGCCGCGAGTCCCTCGCCGGGTTGCCATCCGACCGCGTGCGGCTCGTGGTCGGCGACGTCGCCGACCGGGCCGTGGTCGATCCGCTCGTCGCGAGCCACGACGTGGTGGTCCACTTCGCCGCCGAGTCGCACAACGACAACTCGCTGTCGGACCCGGCGCCGTTCGTCCACACCAACGTCGTCGGCACCTTCACCCTGCTCGAGGCGGTCCGCAGGCGCGGGACCCGCTTCCACCACGTGTCGACCGACGAGGTGTACGGCGACCTCGAGCTCGACGACCCCCAGCGGTTCACCGAGGCGACGGCGTACGACCCGAGCAGCCCCTACAGCGCGACGAAGGCCGGCTCCGACCTGCTGGTGCGCGCGTGGGTGCGCAGCTTCGGCGTGCGCGCCACCATCTCCGGCTGCTCGAACAACTACGGCCCCTGGCAGCACGTGGAGAAGTTCATCCCGCGCCAGGTCACCACCGTCATCGACGGCGGCCGGCCCAAGGTGTACGGCGCCGGTCGCAACGTCCGCGACTGGATCCACGTCGACGACCACTCCTCCGCGGTCTGGACGATCGTGAACGACGGGCGCATCGGCGAGACGTACCTGGTCGGGGCCGACGGCGAGCGGAGCAACCTCGAGGTCGCCCGGATGATCCTCGCCCACTTCGGCCGGGACGAGGACGACGTCGAGCACGTCACCGACCGCGCCGGTCACGACGTGCGCTACGCGATCGACCCGACCAAGCTGCGCACCGAGCTCGGCTGGCGGCCGCGGCACGCCGACTTCGCGGCCGGGCTCGCCCGGACGATCGAGTGGTACGTCGACCACGAGGACTGGTGGCGCCCGCACAAGGCCGCCACCGAGGCTGCGTACGCCGCGAGGGGCCAGTGA
- a CDS encoding sugar transferase encodes MTIATERRWRLGRDVRSRSLRYLPLTTLVLDLALIVVAVVLAALGRESFGIFPSPADVSENLSTAGPLVVLGWLAMLVTAGAYGASAFGAGTEEYKRVLNGSLGAAGLVGVGCFFADYPLSRGFYFLSFAIGIPALLLGRFVVRSVLHQARRRGNLLHRVVIAGSPAHVDEIAAVLRRESWLGYRVVGALTPAHYLEEETRSGIPVLGNSDDITAVVLDSGADVVFIAGGALGSSTQMRRLAWDLEHERVQVVVAPSVTDVSSERIRVRPVGGLPLMHIDPPRATDASRWGKRLFDLIGSSGLILVFGPLFVLAAVQIKLHDRGPVLFRQTRVGQDGREFPCLKFRTMVVDAESRLQDLHAQEGYEDGLFKMKEDPRVTRPGRWLRRLSLDELPQLFNVLRGEMSLVGPRPPLPLEVARYEGDTARRLRVRPGMTGLWQVSGRSDLSWSEAVRLDLYYVDNWSMLQDISILVKTLRAVFGSRGAY; translated from the coding sequence ATGACCATCGCTACTGAACGCCGCTGGCGGCTCGGACGCGACGTACGCTCCCGGTCCCTGCGCTACCTGCCGCTGACGACGCTCGTGCTGGATCTCGCACTCATCGTCGTGGCGGTCGTCCTCGCGGCTCTGGGCCGGGAGAGCTTCGGCATCTTCCCCAGCCCCGCCGACGTGTCGGAGAACCTGAGCACGGCCGGCCCGTTGGTGGTCCTTGGATGGCTGGCCATGCTCGTGACCGCCGGGGCGTACGGTGCCAGCGCGTTCGGAGCCGGCACCGAGGAGTACAAGCGGGTGCTCAACGGGTCGTTGGGTGCCGCCGGACTGGTCGGCGTCGGTTGCTTCTTCGCCGACTACCCGCTCTCGCGCGGGTTCTACTTCCTCTCGTTCGCGATCGGGATCCCCGCCCTGCTGCTCGGGCGGTTCGTGGTGCGCTCGGTCCTGCACCAGGCACGCCGTCGGGGCAACCTCCTGCACCGGGTCGTCATCGCCGGCTCGCCGGCGCACGTGGACGAGATCGCAGCGGTGCTGCGCCGCGAGAGCTGGCTCGGCTACCGCGTCGTCGGCGCACTCACCCCCGCCCACTACCTCGAGGAGGAGACCAGGTCCGGCATCCCGGTCCTGGGCAACTCCGACGACATCACCGCCGTCGTGCTCGACTCCGGCGCCGACGTGGTCTTCATCGCCGGCGGCGCGCTCGGCTCGTCGACCCAGATGCGGCGCTTGGCGTGGGACCTGGAGCACGAGCGGGTCCAGGTCGTCGTCGCACCGAGCGTCACCGACGTCTCCAGCGAGCGGATCAGGGTCCGACCGGTCGGGGGCCTCCCGCTGATGCACATCGACCCGCCTCGCGCGACGGACGCCTCGCGGTGGGGCAAGCGCCTCTTCGACCTGATCGGCTCGAGCGGGCTGATCCTCGTCTTCGGTCCACTGTTCGTGCTCGCCGCGGTGCAGATCAAGCTGCACGACCGGGGGCCGGTGCTCTTCCGCCAGACGCGGGTCGGCCAGGACGGCCGCGAGTTCCCCTGCCTGAAGTTCCGGACGATGGTGGTCGACGCCGAGTCCAGGCTGCAGGACCTGCACGCCCAGGAGGGCTACGAGGACGGGCTGTTCAAGATGAAGGAGGACCCACGCGTCACCCGGCCCGGCCGGTGGCTCCGGCGCCTCTCGCTCGACGAGCTGCCCCAGCTCTTCAACGTCCTGCGGGGCGAGATGAGCCTAGTCGGTCCACGGCCGCCGCTCCCGCTCGAGGTAGCACGGTACGAGGGCGACACCGCTCGCCGGCTCCGCGTCCGTCCCGGCATGACCGGCCTGTGGCAGGTGTCGGGGCGGTCGGACCTCTCGTGGTCCGAGGCGGTGCGCCTCGACCTCTACTACGTCGACAACTGGTCGATGCTCCAGGACATCTCGATCCTGGTGAAGACCCTCCGGGCGGTCTTCGGCTCGCGCGGCGCCTACTGA
- a CDS encoding DUF2516 family protein: MTNVFAVEGYLMLLVTFVLLAVKIFAFVNALLHSAEEYEAAGKLTKPAWCLILGLGVVLEVVPVGLLLISIAFTIAAFVYLADVRPALMSLRRR; encoded by the coding sequence GTGACCAACGTCTTCGCCGTCGAGGGCTACCTCATGCTGCTCGTGACGTTCGTGCTGCTCGCGGTGAAGATCTTCGCCTTCGTCAACGCGCTGCTGCACAGCGCCGAGGAGTACGAGGCGGCCGGCAAGCTGACCAAGCCGGCCTGGTGCCTGATCCTCGGCCTCGGCGTGGTGCTCGAGGTGGTGCCCGTCGGGCTCCTCCTGATCAGCATCGCGTTCACGATCGCGGCGTTCGTCTACCTCGCGGACGTGCGGCCGGCCCTGATGAGCCTGCGCCGACGCTGA
- a CDS encoding polysaccharide biosynthesis tyrosine autokinase: protein MELRDYARILRRRWALILVVTALVLGGAALLTFTATPQYASSTSLYVNTSDAENASESYQGGLLSQQKVTSFAELAKSQRLAEAVAAELGDVDADDLSEKVTAEVSPETVILKLTATDPDPDEARRIAQTYAEAMTDLVREVETGDGKDTAAVKATIVDSASEPGGPVSPQPVRNLGLGLVLGLLLGVGLAVLREVLDTSISSIDDLGATTDAPLLGTIAYDASARTRPLITELDSHAPRVEAFRVLRTNLQFVDVDLPSKVFVVTSALPGEGKTTTSVNLAVTLAQAGTKTLLVEADLRRPKASGVLGIDHAVGVTTVLVGKVALDDVIVRHDETGLDVLPSGAIPPNPAELLQSRAMADLLGELRNRYDVVIIDAPPLLPVTDAALLSAQADGALLVVRHGKTTKDQLTQAAERLSAVDAQPVGAVLNMTPAKSRRGYGYGYGYGYGYGYAPEAPVQPKKKRGRGPKGEQD, encoded by the coding sequence GTGGAGCTGCGGGACTACGCCCGGATCCTTCGACGACGGTGGGCGCTGATCCTCGTCGTCACCGCGTTGGTCCTCGGAGGTGCGGCGCTGCTCACCTTCACCGCGACGCCGCAGTACGCCTCGTCGACGAGCCTGTACGTCAACACCTCCGACGCCGAGAACGCATCCGAGTCCTACCAGGGCGGACTGCTGTCCCAGCAGAAGGTGACCTCGTTCGCCGAGCTGGCGAAGAGCCAGCGTCTCGCCGAGGCGGTGGCCGCCGAGCTCGGCGACGTCGACGCGGACGACCTGTCGGAGAAGGTCACGGCCGAGGTCAGCCCGGAGACGGTCATCCTCAAGCTGACCGCGACCGATCCCGACCCGGACGAGGCCCGACGGATCGCCCAGACCTACGCCGAGGCGATGACCGACCTCGTCCGCGAGGTCGAGACCGGCGACGGCAAGGACACGGCCGCGGTGAAGGCCACCATCGTCGACTCCGCGTCCGAGCCCGGCGGCCCGGTGTCTCCGCAGCCCGTGCGCAACCTCGGCCTGGGACTCGTGCTGGGCCTGCTGCTCGGGGTCGGCCTCGCGGTGCTGCGCGAGGTCCTCGACACCAGCATCTCCAGCATCGACGACCTCGGAGCGACGACCGACGCTCCGCTGCTCGGCACCATCGCCTACGACGCCTCGGCGCGGACCCGTCCGCTCATCACCGAGCTCGACTCCCACGCACCGCGGGTGGAGGCCTTCCGCGTGCTGCGCACGAACCTGCAGTTCGTCGACGTCGACCTGCCGAGCAAGGTCTTCGTCGTCACCTCTGCGCTGCCGGGGGAGGGCAAGACCACGACGTCGGTGAACCTCGCGGTCACCCTGGCCCAAGCCGGCACCAAGACGCTGCTGGTCGAGGCCGACCTGCGGCGGCCCAAGGCGTCCGGCGTGCTGGGCATCGACCACGCGGTCGGCGTGACGACCGTGCTCGTCGGCAAGGTCGCGCTCGACGACGTCATCGTCCGCCACGACGAGACCGGGCTCGACGTCCTGCCCAGTGGTGCGATCCCTCCGAACCCTGCTGAGCTGCTCCAGTCCCGAGCGATGGCCGACCTGCTGGGCGAGCTGCGCAACCGGTACGACGTCGTCATCATCGACGCTCCGCCGCTGCTGCCCGTCACCGACGCCGCACTGCTGTCGGCCCAGGCGGACGGAGCGCTGCTCGTCGTGCGGCACGGCAAGACCACGAAGGACCAGCTCACCCAGGCAGCCGAGCGGCTCAGCGCCGTGGACGCCCAGCCGGTGGGTGCCGTGCTGAACATGACGCCCGCGAAGAGCCGCCGCGGCTACGGCTACGGGTACGGCTACGGGTACGGGTACGGCTACGCGCCCGAGGCGCCCGTGCAGCCGAAGAAGAAGCGCGGACGCGGCCCGAAGGGTGAGCAGGACTGA
- the rfbA gene encoding glucose-1-phosphate thymidylyltransferase RfbA: protein MRGILLAGGSGSRLQPITRAVSKQLVPVYDKPMVCYPLSTLLLAGIRDVLVITTPHEQEQFVRLLGDGSSLGISITYAAQRSPDGPAQAFLLGADFVAGETVALVLGDNLLYGPGLGSRLRRFSDVDGAAVFSCRVADPTPYGVVELDDAGRPVALGEKAEPPSSCHAVPGLYFYSDDVVDHARELEPSARGELEITDLNRRYLDEGRLQVEELPRGTAWLDIGTVDAMNDASNFVRAVQQRQGIKIGAPEEVAWRMGFIDDDALRTQGEALRASGYGDYLLDLLGA from the coding sequence ATGCGCGGCATCCTCCTCGCCGGCGGCAGCGGCTCACGCCTGCAGCCGATCACCCGGGCGGTCAGCAAGCAGCTCGTCCCGGTCTACGACAAGCCGATGGTCTGCTACCCGCTGTCGACGCTGCTGCTCGCCGGGATCCGCGACGTCCTTGTCATCACCACGCCGCACGAGCAGGAGCAGTTCGTCCGCCTGCTGGGTGACGGGTCGTCGCTGGGCATCTCGATCACGTACGCCGCGCAGCGCTCGCCGGACGGCCCGGCCCAGGCGTTCCTCCTCGGCGCCGACTTCGTGGCAGGGGAAACCGTGGCACTCGTGCTGGGGGACAACCTCCTCTACGGCCCCGGGCTGGGGAGTCGCCTGCGGCGCTTCTCCGACGTCGACGGGGCGGCGGTCTTCAGCTGTCGGGTCGCCGACCCGACCCCGTACGGCGTGGTCGAGCTCGACGACGCGGGGCGTCCCGTCGCGCTGGGGGAGAAGGCGGAGCCGCCGTCGAGCTGCCATGCCGTGCCGGGTCTCTACTTCTACAGCGACGACGTCGTCGACCACGCCCGCGAGCTGGAGCCGTCGGCGCGCGGCGAGCTCGAGATCACCGACCTCAACCGGCGGTACCTGGACGAGGGGCGGCTGCAGGTCGAGGAGCTGCCGCGCGGCACGGCCTGGCTCGACATCGGCACCGTCGACGCCATGAACGACGCCTCGAACTTCGTCCGCGCCGTCCAGCAACGGCAGGGCATCAAGATCGGCGCTCCCGAGGAGGTGGCCTGGCGGATGGGGTTCATCGACGACGACGCCCTGCGAACGCAGGGCGAGGCACTCCGCGCCAGCGGGTACGGCGACTACCTCCTGGACCTGCTGGGGGCCTGA